From Bacteroidales bacterium, a single genomic window includes:
- a CDS encoding phosphatase PAP2 family protein: protein MLNYLIELDKSIFLFFNSLHTLYFDQVMWVITGKMVWIPLILSFVYIFFKKGWKEGLLVTIMLVLTVVICDQISSGICKPLFERLRPTHDPEFSQYVTTVNGYLGGKYGFISSHAANAFGLAIISSLIFKNRLYTISIIVWALLSCYSRIYLGVHYPGDILFGAIVGVASGYLCYIIYKKLHCKFIDKMSIPYEKDKNINIVLSVLYITYIFIIFFAPLINFKIK, encoded by the coding sequence AATTCGCTCCACACTCTATATTTTGACCAAGTTATGTGGGTGATTACGGGGAAGATGGTGTGGATACCATTAATATTATCCTTTGTCTATATCTTCTTTAAGAAAGGGTGGAAAGAAGGACTACTTGTAACAATAATGCTCGTATTGACAGTTGTTATATGTGATCAAATTTCGTCAGGTATATGTAAACCTCTATTTGAAAGACTTAGACCAACTCACGATCCCGAATTTTCTCAGTATGTAACAACAGTAAATGGATATTTAGGTGGGAAATATGGATTTATATCGAGTCATGCAGCAAATGCTTTTGGTTTAGCAATTATCTCTTCTCTTATATTTAAAAACAGATTATATACAATATCAATAATTGTATGGGCATTATTATCTTGCTATTCTCGAATTTATTTAGGAGTACACTATCCAGGGGATATACTATTTGGAGCAATAGTGGGAGTTGCATCGGGATATTTATGTTATATAATATATAAAAAATTGCATTGTAAGTTTATTGATAAAATGTCAATCCCATACGAAAAGGACAAAAATATAAATATAGTATTGTCGGTTTTGTATATAACATATATTTTTATCATATTTTTTGCTCCCCTTATAAACTTTAAAATCAAATAG
- a CDS encoding DNA-binding protein — protein MTKMITFNELRKIKNSLPEGSSHRIADELNIDVQTVRNYFGGNDYKTGENCGLHIEPGPDGGIVVLDDTQILDMALAILQEAGE, from the coding sequence ATGACAAAGATGATAACATTTAATGAGTTGCGAAAAATTAAAAACAGTTTACCGGAGGGTTCATCACATAGAATAGCTGATGAACTTAATATAGATGTACAAACAGTTCGTAACTATTTTGGAGGGAACGATTACAAAACAGGCGAAAACTGCGGTTTACATATTGAACCAGGTCCTGATGGAGGAATAGTAGTATTAGATGATACTCAAATACTTGATATGGCACTTGCAATATTACAAGAAGCAGGAGAGTAA